ACGAACATAAAGCAAACGGAGATACAAATTCACATAATCCGGACCAAAagaacatcatgattcacttgacgGACATATTTCTAAAGTATAATTAATGAAAAAGGAAATAAAGACGAAGAGGGACGAGTTTCTTCACCACTGACTTCCTCGCCGGTCCTTTGCCCTTTCGGTTGCCGGCGCGGCCGTAGCCCTCCATGTAGGCGTTGGCGGCGGAAGGGGGGGTCGTCGGATGAGGACAAGATAGAGCCGGCCATCATCTGCACCGCGTGGTTCTGTTGCCTCACGAGCTTCACCGCTCTTGctgtctccacctcctccttcgtcGATTGCTCGATACCAAGGCATTCTTCCGATGACTCCGGCAGGCGTCCGTCTCTGCCGTGGTCAGTGACTGACGGAAGGCGACACGCCTCTGCATTTCTTGCATGATCGAGTAGGTTAAACAATACAAAATGATGATATGCAAGATTTCCAATGACCTGTGAGACGTTAGCCTTTATTCATTTCCCACACCGACTGAGCAATTATAGCCCTCCAAAAAGGCCAAAGGCGCCAATGAAAACAAGTAGAAAAGGAAGAAACAAGTCAACAAATAAAGGGTTCCATCACAAAAAGCGGAACACCCTTTGCTTATCAGCAACGAAAAGACACGAGTAGGTGGCCCTTTGGCACGTAGCTAGTGGCGGACACccgcccatgcatgcatgcacggcaCTGCAGACCGCAGACAGACAGACAcatccacgcacgcacgcacgcacgcacgcacgcaccggcgcactccccccgcccaccgcacgTACGTCCCTGGCCGTTAGAAATCCATGGAAGCCTTCTCTTTTCCCACGAATATTTGGTGGGCTGGCATGAGGACAAGAGGATGCGTGCTCTTGTCACGTACCGAATCCGGTAGCCCTGAGGTGCATGATCGTCCCTAGGTGCGTGTCTCTGGCCGGAGAAGCTGCCGATCTCTGCTCTGTGTCCCTGGGAGTCGTGAGGCTCAGCGGCACAGTTCGTGGGTAGGATCATGCGTTTGGCGTAAGGATGTTTGTGAATTATGATGATGGCTTAGGTTTGGTTTGGTCCATACCATTTTGCATGCTTGTCCCTTGTTAGCTACCCTAGTTTTGTTGTTTACTCTAGTTGACAAAAATTGTCCAAACGGTGGTGAACAACTTCTTGTTAGGGCCAGCCAGACAGGGGTGAAGTTGCTCACGTTTGCGCGTCGTTCTGGCATGTGGTTAGGACTTAGGAAGCGATCTTCGTTGAGATCTCTGCCGGTTGCAAAGGTGTGTTGTGGAGACGGAGAGTAGTTCCCTGGCCACGTTCGGACGGTACAAAAACAGAGTACAGTCCAAGTACCGCAGGGCCGGCAGCTGCCATACGCTTGCACAGTGATATAGTAGCAGCTGAATGTGCTGCTCGCGTACTGGTCCAGACTCCAGACTCCGGAGTGAAGTAGAAGGGAAAATGTACGTATTTAACACGTATGGCACAAACTGTAGATGAACAGTTCCCGCGAGAAAATTTATACGTGACCTAGCAGTTGGGGAATCCATGGGCAAATCATTGTAGCCGGGTGGGTGACTGGAGAGGAGACTCGCCCAGATCTGGGGGACGGGCCGCGCGCTTTCCCGTCTCCAGATCCAGGCCTCCAGGGAGGGTTGCGGCGGCAACAAGACATGCTTTGGAAGCTCGCGTCAGGGTCAGCCCACTTTCCTCCCTCCCCGTCCTCCTCGCCGCCTgcccaactctctctctctctctctctctctctctctctctctctctctctctctctcatgcaaaaAAACAGAAGAGAAATTGATCACAATTGGTGTCTAACCGCTGTCATAAAATTCAGTGAATTCTAGAGAGAGGGAaaacagacagagagagagaggcggtgaaTTCTGGAAGTTGAATTGAGCAGTTCATCCGCAGAAATAAACATGATCTGTCTATAATTCCAGGATGCTGAGGCAGAGCAAGAGCGAAACAAGTAGAGTACTTGTACAAAAGACGAAATGGAAGTAGAGTTTACAAGAGATTACAGTAGAGTTTTACACAATTCCCCGCGAGGGGATTGAGGCGGAAATACAGAGCAACTGGCGGCCCCACTCACGGGCGACTAATTCTGGCATGCAGAGCTAATTATTCCCAACTTTATGATTCCATTTCCATCCACGATCAGCTGCTTAATTTGCGCCATGATAGAGCGCGCGTGCGCAGGCGGGCGCGCGGCGGTGTATGTACAATTCCTTCGATTGTTCAGGCTCGACCTGCAATTCTGCATGCGGAGGAGAGAAAAGAGAGGTCCACTTCGCTTCCGCTTCTCTGGAGAGTTCCTTCGGCCAAGgcaatgcacgcacgcacgcatgcatgtgCCCTGCGCGGGGTGCTGAATTGCTGGAACGAGAGACAGAGAGACGCAGATGACTCGCTTACGTGCCTAGGGGCGCGGATGGCTCCACGGCGTGCGCCCGCATCTTCTTGGCCGGCGGCGGGCACTGCGGCACGGCCACGAACACGGTGACCAGGTCGTGCGGCACCGGGTAGAAGAGCCGCTGCTGCAGCGGCGCACGCTTCCTCGTCGGCGCCGGAGCCGACTTCCGCGGCGCCGGCGGGCACACAGTGGCCGGCAACAGCGCACTGTCAGCCGTCGTCGGCGTGGTGAAGCTGTTCTCGTCGCCGGCAGCGGTGCAGCCGTCTCGCGGACCAATTACTCCACCCGTGGCCAGCGGCGTGGCGAAGCCGACGTCGGCGCGGTCGTCTTGCTGCAGCGGCGCGATGGGCAGCATGGCCATGGAGCCGCTTGCTTTGGGCGTGACGCAGCCGGTGTCGGCggcagcgtcgtcgtcgtcgtccacaCCTCCTGCAGCGGCCGATCGCCCGCCGCTCGCCTTGGGTGTGACGCAGCCGGTGTCGGCAGCGTCATCGTCGACCGCCCCTGGCACTTGGGTGGCCCGGGCGCCGCTCACGGCCGTGTGGATCGGCCGGAGCGCCGCCAATTCAGAGATTTCGGCGGCGTCGAGACCCATGATATCTGGTGAGCGCGCGCAGATCCCACTGCTGCTGCTCTAGATCCTCTCTCAAGGATCCAAGAAATAGTTTATGCGAGAGGGAATTGCCCGAGGTGAGGTGGGGAGCTAGCCAAGCCGGTGGTGTGATGTGACTctgcttgcttgcttgtgtgtggtCTTTTGTAGTAGCTTGAGAAAGGGAGGAGGCAGGCGTCGTGGAGGTGATGATGGAGAGGAGTAGGAGGAGGGGGAGTAGCTAAAAATAAGTAAAGGAGAAGCAAGCGAGGAGGAACAGAATTATATGCAGGCAACAAGCAAAAGGGCGGGCGCATGTTAaatagatcatgagagagagaagagagagagaaggggagagAGGGTGGCACAAATGATTGTGGGGGTGGTGAAACTCTTGGAACATGAGAGTTAGTAGATCGCATGCAGCCGCCTCCTAAAGCTTCCATcttccatctctctccctctctctcgtggatCAGATCAGACGGATggcggcaggcaggcaggcagtagGGGCCGGAGCATGCATTTTTCACTGCCCCAGGGTTAATTTCTCTGCACCCTGCCCCTGCCCTCTCCACCCCCCATTCCCTCCGTGCAAGATGCAACTACATTTTGTTTAAGGACggtgattaaatatatacttaatTACTAGTGAGCAGAGCGGCTCAAGAATGTTGTTCCTACCAACCTACTCCGCCTATAGCTGGATACTACATATACAGGTGGTGCAGAATGATGTTTACAGCAGCACAGTGAAGTCTGTTAATCTAGCAAGTCTCCGAGGCATGTTCTTCTGTGTTGCTATAGAGTAGCACTAGTACTAGCACTAGGACGATGCATGGATGATCTGTATTTGCTATAGAGTAGCTACTAGGACGTACAGCAATGGTTAATTGCCGCCATGTGTATTGTTTTGTTAGAGTAGTGAGTAGATGGCGCCCATGATCCCATCAACTTCGCATAGCTGGATGTTTTATGTACGTACACATGCATGGGTCTGTCCTCTTGCCGCCGACtagaaactatatatatatattcatcgaATTTCTAGCATAATTAGTACTACTGCAAACAAAATTGAAGATCGGATTAGACTAGAGACCCATTTAAAACGAATGAACGACGATGCACGAATCCAATGTCACAAGTTGCATAGGAATTGTGAGAAGGAAAGATAAATGGCGCTATAAGCGGCAATTGAGCGCAGAGGCTACCTACCTAGAAAAATACAAGAGAAGATGAGGCGCGATTGCTCTTCTATTTATGGGAGGAAGTTAGCCAGGAGTTGTCTTTGGTTAATCTAACATGCCAAAACGTTAGTCAAACCATCTAGGTTGTGTTTGTTCTGGAGAGTTCAGCTAGCCCGAGTGATATGGGTTATCCTGCGTTTTATCCTTGTTTTCATCTTTTTACGACTATAGGGTTTTCCTTGTTTTGGAGTGATATGGGTTATCCTAGGGTCTTTCTGTATTGTGGATATAATAATCGGCATGGTTGTGCATATCTACAATACAAAAAGACCCGGTCTTTAAAGTTTCCAGTTACAAAATATGACAATAGAATAGGAAACAAATATAAAGAGCACGTTTCCTTTATTTACGCAAACTTATGTACAACTAGTTGGCTTGTACATGAACAACATGTTTTCATTATTTATTCAAACGCATGTGCAGCCAATTGGTGTATGTGTCAAGTTGATTTGGTTGCGTCTGGGCCAAAGTAGAGGTCCAATATTGTTGCGCGCAAGCCGCGCTGCGGAGCTTGCACAAGTCTTAAGATTGATGAAGTCACCACAGATGTCACGTAGTCGATGAATATTGTTCTATCGTCTTGGACACTTTTTTCTTGACTTGAAATACTTTGTTTATGTATTTTGAAAGACAAAAATATAACATCATGCTTTGTTGGAACTCTTAGTTTTAACACCAGAAACTCTTGATTCCTCACATGTCAAGCCGTTCTAGATTTGGGCCCTTTATCCACTAAAGGCGGCTTTGACTATAACTTCGTGGTCGTTTCAGACACATCACCCTTATCAATACAAACTTGCTAGACAAAATATATAGGAAAAATGAAAACAATCCAAAAGGCAAGAAATTGAGGAAAAACATAAATATTATAGTAAATTTAATAAAAATTTAAAGATAAATAAATGTAATACAATCATAAATATTCTGTAAAACCATGGAATTTAGTATGATTCTAGCAAACTGATGGAATTCGGTAAAGCCAACATAGATTTTtttccatttaaaaaaataatttttaATAACGTTTCTATTATATTTTGGAATTTTGTTACTTCCCCTTTTCGTCCCTAGTTTTTTTTGTAGATCTTCATTAGAGAAGTTATTATGTTTCGTTATGCTAAAAAATCCAATATAATTCCCTTCTATATTTTAAAATCTGTTTTCCTTGATGATCTTCTAACTAGATTTTTAAACTTTGTTTTTTTAGATATCTCTATACTCCCACCTTTTAGTCAACTTTGTACGCAAATTGCTATTACATATGTTTGTGAAACTGTCACCACACCATAACTAAAATTGCATTCAAAATGGCAAAAGACAAAATTTGGATGGTTTTGATACTTGAGGGACATCGTATTTCTAGTATTGGAGTTGAGGTACCATTTTTAACTTTGGAAATAGTTGAGGGATCAAAAGTTCACCTGTTCTTTTAATATGGAGATATCAAAAAATTACAAAGAAGTCCCTGCTTGTGGCGCTAGGGACAAACACCTCGCATTATTATGTTCATATGAAGCCCTTTGTCCCATTCAAGGTCTAGGTGGCTTAACATGATTCTGGGGAGGATAATCGGCCACGACACAAACTACTTGTTGGAGCCCTCTCGGTTGTGTTCTATCTCCAAAGTTATGTGGATGACTAAGAACCATATTTCCTTTAGAGATATACCGCTAGAGGTAGGCATGCATGTCGTTGAAAAAAAGATTTTGAAGGAACGGTCTTGTTGGTTTGTCTTTAGAAGAGTATCGTTATTTAGAGGTCCACTGAAATTTTCTACTCGCATGTATTAATAAATTACAGAGAGAACTTTACTAATTATATACCTGGCTTGGCAGTAAAACTAATCTTCCTAGGATGAATTGTGGTACACACCCCGGGTGTGTGTATATGTTGTCTTGCAAGTAGAACTTTTTTATATACTTTATTTGTAAGTCCAACATAGTTCATTGTTTATATGTGACCAATATTCTGAAGGGAAACTGACAATTGGTTGTGGGAACATGGAATACAACCGATAAATAGGTCTCCAATTTTTTTCCCGCAACTATACATATAAAGAGTACATAAAAACTCAAGTTTTGTTCCGATGTTGTGCCCAGTGCCATCAGCGTTACATACATCCGTCATAGAATTGATACCTACTAAATCAACCCACGGTCATAGAATTTGGTGGTTTGTCTTGGGACATCCGcttaatctatacctactaataaagagaATTAATATTCTTTGCCGGCTTAGTATCTCGGAGGTGGTCATAGAGGTACGTTGTGCGCAGTAGCGGTAGCAGGACTCAAGTCTGCGGTACATTGAATTACTTTTGCTCTGAATACCAGCAATATATAGATAATATAGCTACTGTATACACATACATGAAAAAAATTCGTTGTTATTCATTTGAATGACAAGGAAGACCCCCTTGGTAGACGCTCATATACACAAATCTGTGCGTCTATGCGTTTATAAGGATGAAGTGTAGATTTGTGTATATAAGCCATCTATGATTGTACTGCGTTTTAAAAAGACAGCAATAAAACTTGCAAGTAAACTCACGCATTGCGGCGCAGGGACGTAGGGGGAAAATATCTGGTGCACCGgtgcttgtggtgctaccggtgcaccgaacTTAAGTTGCACATTTTAAATGcgtgaaaaattctgaaaaaaatatagCACATTCACGCAACATTAACGTAGATTGTCATAAAATTTCAAGTAAATATACGAAGCATAGCTCCTAAAACAAAAATGATAAATTCAACATTAAATAGTACATAACATAAATCGGGCTTCAGATTTGGCCCGTTATCACACTGATGCcaattttgtcatttttgtatcttaaAAAATATTTCATATTTTGATACGAAATTTTGTGAAGACATACATTGTTGTTGTGTCAATGTGCTAgatattttttagattttttgaaaTGTTGCACGGcatccggtgcaccggtagcaccacaagtgtGGTGGGTGCACCGGATACGTTCCCGGGACGTAGGGCATGCATGCACCGGCAGCTAGCGCATCACGGTGCGAGGCCGGAGATACGTACCCCCTCGCTCCCCGCCGCGATCGAAGGGAAAGGAAGCGTGCGGCGCCATTTTTAGCATGTGCATTCAGCTGGTCACCTACGTACGTAGCCACGTCGGACGGCATTCAAGCTCACCTGCAAAAATTTAATGGACGCCATGCTGCATGCCGTGTTGGGTGAGACACACCACGCACCTGCACGCCATCCACGCGCCTGCTGCATGCCCGATCCATCTCACCCTTGCGTCGCAGGGCCAGGGCATACCGTATccgtatgcatatatatatatatatatatatatatatatatatatatatatatatatatatatatatgtactgtGATATATATGTACTCTTGATTCCTCACATGTCAAGGTCATCTACATATGTGTGTGTTGGATGATGGATCTGTAGTCAGATGTGCAGACCAGGAAAGATTACGGCGGCAGAAAGAGAGAAACGAGCCTGGAGCTTCTGGGTTTCAGTGTCACTTTTGCCATCACTCGTTACGTTAAGATCT
This portion of the Triticum dicoccoides isolate Atlit2015 ecotype Zavitan chromosome 7A, WEW_v2.0, whole genome shotgun sequence genome encodes:
- the LOC119327514 gene encoding uncharacterized protein LOC119327514, translated to MGLDAAEISELAALRPIHTAVSGARATQVPGAVDDDAADTGCVTPKASGGRSAAAGGVDDDDDAAADTGCVTPKASGSMAMLPIAPLQQDDRADVGFATPLATGGVIGPRDGCTAAGDENSFTTPTTADSALLPATVCPPAPRKSAPAPTRKRAPLQQRLFYPVPHDLVTVFVAVPQCPPPAKKMRAHAVEPSAPLGT